The Pseudophryne corroboree isolate aPseCor3 chromosome 2, aPseCor3.hap2, whole genome shotgun sequence genome has a segment encoding these proteins:
- the LOC135016633 gene encoding kelch repeat and BTB domain-containing protein 7-like, which yields MSGYGVSSFFSGPELLEDPGHASALLAQLKSFYDSHLLCDVTIRVLGGGPEEPGGGDPEGSRSFSCNRNILSAACPYFKSMFTGGLYESKQQVVTLHDMNPESMALIIDYCYTGRVTVTEANVQRLYAAADMLQLEYVRQACAGHLARRLDLNNCASILRFADAFDHPELRSRSLAFMARHFEQFAVGDEFCDLNLAQLKEVLTMDNLDVGSERLVCNAALRWLEANPKERADACHDILNCVRWQHFTDKDRIYLDGLRSKPFVRKNCLPYLDAVLQEKDGKSALAMLPCQESSPLRRIGMLAKEMVIFFGHRKEPFLCYDPYSGDIYTMPSPLTILAHGKAVTSSAICVSPENDLYLATQPMKQLWVYSPVQNSWQLLAERLLCREGMDVAYLNGYVYIVGGRDPSTCAKIKDVECYSVQRNQWTLVAPLPHSFYSFELVTVNDHLYAISNKRMLCYDPACNQWLNCASLKRCDFQEACVYNDEIYCICDIPTVKVYNPARGEWRRISSIPTEGNTNNYQIVRHGSKLLLITCTTVQWKKNRVTVHEYDVTNDHWINIGTMLGLLHYDCGSICLSARVYPSCLEPGQSFITEEEDVRSESSTDWMDGFSELDSESDSLSSFSEDEWPRVSVARPRIYLEGSL from the coding sequence ATGTCTGGTTACGGGGTGTCCAGCTTCTTTTCCGGTCCCGAGCTGCTGGAGGATCCGGGGCACGCATCAGCCCTCCTGGCGCAGCTCAAGTCCTTCTACGACTCGCACCTGCTGTGCGATGTCACCATCCGTGTTCTGGGCGGGGGCCCCGAGGAGCCGGGCGGCGGTGACCCGGAGGGCAGCAGGAGCTTCAGCTGCAACCGCAACATCTTGTCCGCGGCCTGCCCTTACTTCAAGAGCATGTTCACCGGGGGCCTGTATGAGAGCAAGCAGCAGGTGGTCACCCTGCATGACATGAACCCGGAGTCCATGGCCCTCATTATAGATTACTGCTACACAGGCAGGGTGACCGTGACAGAAGCCAATGTGCAGCGCCTCTATGCCGCTGCCGACATGCTGCAGCTGGAGTATGTACGGCAGGCCTGCGCAGGTCACCTCGCTCGCCGCCTTGACCTCAACAACTGCGCCAGCATCCTGCGCTTTGCTGATGCCTTTGACCACCCTGAACTTCGTTCCCGCTCTCTCGCTTTCATGGCGCGCCATTTCGAGCAATTTGCTGTTGGCGATGAGTTCTGTGACCTAAACTTGGCGCAGCTGAAAGAAGTGCTGACTATGGACAACCTGGATGTTGGCAGTGAGAGGCTGGTGTGCAATGCTGCCTTGCGCTGGCTGGAAGCGAATCCAAAGGAGAGGGCTGATGCCTGTCATGATATTTTGAATTGTGTCCGCTGGCAACACTTTACAGATAAAGACCGTATTTATCTTGACGGTCTCCGATCAAAGCCATTTGTACGAAAGAATTGTTTGCCGTACTTGGATGCAGTGCTGCAGGAAAAAGATGGTAAATCTGCTTTAGCCATGCTACCTTGCCAAGAAAGTAGTCCACTGCGCCGAATAGGCATGCTCGCCAAGGAGATGGTCATTTTCTTTGGTCACCGAAAGGAGCCCTTCTTGTGCTATGACCCTTATTCTGGGGATATTTACACAATGCCTTCTCCACTCACTATCTTGGCCCATGGAAAAGCTGTGACGTCCTCTGCTATATGTGTCTCCCCAGAGAATGACTTGTACTTAGCTACCCAACCTATGAAACAGCTATGGGTTTACAGTCCTGTTCAGAACAGTTGGCAGCTCTTAGCTGAAAGACTACTGTGCAGAGAAGGTATGGATGTGGCTTACCTTAATGGTTATGTATATATTGTTGGTGGGCGTGATCCTTCTACTTGTGCCAAAATCAAAGATGTAGAATGCTATAGTGTACAAAGAAACCAGTGGACCCTGGTTGCTCCCCTGCCTCACTCCTTCTACTCATTTGAACTGGTGACTGTTAACGACCACTTATATGCTATCAGTAACAAAAGGATGCTGTGCTACGACCCAGCCTGCAACCAGTGGCTTAATTGTGCCTCCTTAAAACGATGTGACTTTCAGGAAGCCTGCGTCTACAATGATGAAATTTACTGCATATGTGATATTCCTACAGTGAAGGTCTACAATCCAGCTAGAGGAGAATGGCGGCGGATCAGTTCAATACCTACTGAAGGCAATACCAACAACTATCAGATTGTACGACATGGTTCCAAACTCCTGCTTATCACCTGCACTACTGTACAGTGGAAGAAGAACCGTGTCACTGTTCATGAGTATGATGTAACGAATGATCATTGGATAAATATCGGCACTATGTTGGGTCTTCTGCATTATGACTGTGGCTCCATCTGTCTATCCGCTCGTGTGTATCCATCTTGCCTAGAGCCAGGGCAAAGTTTTATCACAGAGGAGGAGGATGTACGCAGTGAATCAAGTACTGATTGGATGGATGGCTTCAGCGAGCTGGATTCTGAATCAGATAGCCTCAGCTCTTTTTCAGAAGATGAGTGGCCAAGAGTGTCTGTGGCCAGGCCAAGGATTTATCTAGAAGGCTCTTTGTGA